In a genomic window of Lacrimispora sp. BS-2:
- a CDS encoding RNA polymerase subunit sigma-70 has translation MTEVQETIIRELRLKGLGYRRIATEAGLSRDIVRNYCRSQGMAGYAAALEKNVSEQISQGKACLYCGKEIEQSATGRPKKFCSETCRRRWWRVHPEISEQKDTALYTMTCAHCDREFISYGNRKRKYCCHNCYIKYRFWRGEENGVSEN, from the coding sequence ATGACAGAGGTGCAGGAAACCATAATCCGGGAACTGAGACTGAAAGGTTTAGGCTACCGGAGGATTGCCACGGAGGCAGGGCTGTCCCGTGACATTGTCCGAAATTACTGCAGGAGCCAAGGAATGGCTGGATACGCAGCAGCTTTGGAAAAGAATGTATCGGAACAGATTTCCCAGGGCAAAGCCTGCTTGTACTGTGGAAAGGAAATAGAGCAGTCTGCCACCGGGCGTCCGAAGAAGTTCTGTTCGGAAACCTGCCGGAGAAGATGGTGGAGGGTACACCCGGAGATTTCTGAGCAAAAGGATACCGCATTATACACAATGACCTGTGCGCACTGTGACAGGGAGTTTATTTCCTATGGAAACCGAAAACGGAAATACTGCTGTCACAACTGCTACATCAAATACAGGTTCTGGAGGGGAGAAGAGAATGGAGTTTCAGAGAATTAA
- a CDS encoding SymE family type I addiction module toxin — protein MKTKQMKVLYASRSNSKRYTGGNTYTCTPKISMEGKWLEELGFHIGDAIQVFYEDNCIRIAPAMVCEEQAQYEAEPDR, from the coding sequence ATGAAAACAAAGCAAATGAAAGTTCTTTATGCCAGCCGTTCAAACTCCAAAAGATATACTGGCGGTAATACTTATACCTGCACGCCAAAGATATCTATGGAAGGAAAGTGGCTGGAGGAATTGGGATTCCATATCGGGGACGCAATCCAGGTATTCTATGAGGACAACTGCATCCGCATCGCTCCCGCCATGGTATGTGAAGAACAGGCACAGTACGAAGCAGAGCCGGATAGATGA
- a CDS encoding HNH endonuclease signature motif containing protein encodes MPRKPKKPCRYPGCPNLTESAYCEEHSYLYQTERAGASERGYNGRWRKARRRYLKEHPLCVRCRERGKLVKATVVDHIIPHRGKEELFWDESNWQALCKNCHDRKTMTEDRYQEYKY; translated from the coding sequence ATGCCGAGAAAGCCGAAGAAGCCCTGCAGGTATCCGGGATGTCCGAACCTGACAGAGTCAGCCTATTGTGAAGAACACAGCTATCTGTATCAGACAGAGCGTGCCGGAGCATCAGAGAGGGGCTATAACGGACGCTGGCGGAAAGCCAGGCGCAGGTATCTGAAAGAACATCCGCTGTGTGTCCGGTGCCGGGAACGTGGGAAGCTGGTGAAAGCCACCGTTGTGGACCATATTATTCCGCACCGTGGAAAGGAAGAATTGTTCTGGGATGAGTCCAACTGGCAGGCACTGTGTAAGAATTGCCATGACAGAAAGACGATGACGGAAGACCGTTATCAGGAATACAAATACTGA
- a CDS encoding DEAD/DEAH box helicase: MKYNPHEYQDYAKEFIIEHPVSLLLLDMGLGKTVVTLTALWELLLDYFEVRRVLVIAPLRVARDTWPGEYEKWDHLNGLMFSPILGSEKERKAALSRKANVYVINRENVEWLVGQGNWDFDMIIIDELSSFKSNKAKRFKALRKVRAKAHRIVGLTGTPAPNGLIDLWAEIGILDMGQRLGRFIGAYRERFFLPDRRSRDMVYSYKLKDGAEEQIYGLISDIAISMKAIDYLKMPECVYNRVEVNLSKKEYDLYRKLEKEMLLPFEAGDVDAVNAAGLSNKLLQMANGAVYDENGDMRHIHDRKLDVLEDLLEAANGKPVLMAYWYKHDKQRIKERFQAVELDTTQDFKKWNNGEIPLAMIHPASAGHGLNLQAGGSTLIWFGLTWSLELYQQMNARLWRQGQQETVVIHHLIAKGTMDEQVFASLERKNTGQSALVDAVKVRIGGIRDGCGKNL; this comes from the coding sequence ATGAAATACAATCCACATGAATATCAGGATTACGCAAAGGAATTCATCATCGAGCATCCGGTGAGCCTGCTTCTTTTAGACATGGGGTTAGGGAAAACTGTGGTCACACTGACCGCCCTTTGGGAGCTGCTGTTGGATTACTTTGAAGTCAGGCGGGTTCTCGTAATTGCACCTTTGCGTGTGGCAAGGGATACCTGGCCTGGGGAGTATGAGAAGTGGGATCATTTAAATGGATTGATGTTTTCTCCTATTCTTGGCTCGGAGAAAGAGAGAAAAGCGGCATTAAGCCGGAAGGCGAATGTGTATGTGATCAACCGGGAGAATGTTGAATGGCTGGTAGGGCAGGGCAACTGGGATTTTGATATGATTATTATCGATGAGCTGTCCTCCTTCAAATCCAACAAGGCAAAGCGGTTCAAAGCTCTCAGAAAAGTAAGGGCGAAGGCACACCGGATTGTGGGCTTGACCGGAACTCCCGCTCCAAACGGTCTGATTGACCTTTGGGCGGAAATTGGTATTCTGGACATGGGGCAGAGACTTGGAAGGTTTATCGGGGCATACCGGGAGCGGTTCTTTCTGCCGGATAGGCGGAGCCGGGATATGGTATATTCCTATAAGTTAAAAGATGGAGCAGAGGAACAAATCTATGGGTTGATTTCCGACATCGCTATCAGTATGAAGGCTATCGATTATCTAAAAATGCCGGAGTGTGTTTATAACCGGGTGGAGGTGAATCTGAGTAAGAAAGAATATGACCTGTACCGGAAACTGGAAAAGGAGATGCTTCTTCCTTTTGAAGCCGGGGATGTGGATGCAGTCAATGCGGCAGGGCTTTCTAACAAATTGTTACAAATGGCAAACGGAGCAGTTTATGATGAAAACGGGGACATGCGGCATATCCATGATCGAAAGCTGGACGTTCTGGAAGATTTACTGGAAGCGGCAAATGGGAAGCCGGTGCTGATGGCGTATTGGTATAAGCATGATAAGCAGCGGATAAAGGAACGGTTTCAGGCAGTGGAACTGGACACCACACAGGATTTTAAGAAATGGAACAACGGTGAGATACCACTTGCTATGATTCATCCGGCATCTGCCGGGCATGGGCTGAACCTGCAGGCAGGAGGTTCTACGCTGATCTGGTTCGGGCTGACCTGGTCGTTGGAACTGTATCAGCAGATGAATGCCAGACTTTGGAGACAGGGACAACAAGAAACGGTGGTGATTCATCACCTGATAGCGAAAGGTACCATGGATGAGCAGGTGTTTGCTTCTTTAGAGAGAAAAAATACCGGGCAGTCCGCACTGGTGGATGCGGTAAAGGTCAGGATTGGAGGTATCCGGGATGGATGTGGAAAGAATCTTTAA
- a CDS encoding VRR-NUC domain-containing protein, which translates to MAEERQIEMALQRQAKKRGGRAVKFTSPGFAGVPDRLVLLPGGRCAFVELKAPGKKLSPLQEKRRTQLEALGFPVYCIDRTEMIGGVLDEIQST; encoded by the coding sequence ATGGCAGAAGAAAGACAGATAGAGATGGCTCTGCAACGGCAGGCAAAAAAGCGTGGTGGCAGGGCTGTGAAATTCACCTCTCCGGGTTTTGCTGGGGTGCCGGACCGTCTGGTGCTTCTGCCGGGCGGGAGATGTGCTTTTGTGGAGCTGAAGGCTCCCGGAAAAAAGCTAAGTCCTCTGCAGGAGAAAAGGAGAACACAACTGGAAGCCCTGGGCTTTCCGGTTTACTGCATAGACAGAACTGAGATGATTGGAGGTGTACTGGATGAAATACAATCCACATGA
- a CDS encoding virulence-associated E family protein, with protein sequence MKLYVSVGNSRKDKKWNGMDMELEEFRKRIATTIRTSETVERYRKLSRARQDDIKDVGGFVLGKLKGGRRKKDCVVFRSGLTLDMDYASEDIAVQLELFHDFHCYLYSTHKHTLEKPRFRLVIPLSRNVTPDEYQAVARKMAEEIGMELFDDTTYEPFRLMYWPSTSADGEFIFRVIEGEILNPDTVLQKYENWHDSSQWPVSSRQQTIVQREMKKQADPLTKEGTIGAFCRAYSIEYAIEAFLSDIYTTSEIPGRYDYVSADSQAGVVIYAGKFAYSHHATDPACGQLMNAFDMVRIHKFGELDKKADEDSESSKLPSFKAMSEFAVSDDKVKLELLEEKEQAVKREFAAEKDWRLGLEYNRQGVLVNNLKNLLMILNHDEKLKSIVFNQFSDGMEIKGEVPWEHPGKFWRDADDSQLVSYVDLNYGNFSARNYDIAVTKVVDDRSYHPVREFLSSLPEWDKIPRVDTLLVDYLGAVDNAYVRAVTRKTLCGAIARVMNPGRKFDTMLVLNGPQGKGKSTLIEKLSGEWFNDSLLLNDTRDKTAAEKLQGYWILEIGELAGLKKTEIETLRGFLSRQIDIYRASFGRRATPHPRQCIFIGTTNAENGYLRDTAGNRRFWPVKIPGDAAKSSWELTEEDVHQIWAEALSYYKAGESLCLDKAVEQMAIKEQKIAMEVDEREGIVKEYLEKLLPENWESMELYDRRNYVNGTEFGEQLERGLKKRERVCNMEIWCECFGKERSNLKRQDANEITAIMANIDGWRKSDAKIRFPIYGVVRGYCREESVTAAKGNN encoded by the coding sequence ATGAAATTGTATGTCTCAGTGGGTAATTCCAGGAAAGACAAAAAGTGGAATGGCATGGATATGGAACTGGAGGAATTCAGGAAACGGATTGCCACAACTATCCGAACCTCGGAAACAGTAGAGCGGTATAGGAAACTGTCCAGGGCAAGGCAGGATGATATCAAAGATGTGGGCGGTTTTGTGCTTGGGAAGCTGAAGGGCGGCCGGAGGAAGAAGGATTGTGTGGTGTTCCGTTCCGGGCTGACTTTGGATATGGATTATGCTTCCGAAGATATTGCAGTCCAGCTTGAACTATTTCATGATTTTCACTGTTACTTATACTCCACACATAAACATACCCTGGAGAAACCAAGGTTCCGGCTGGTGATTCCGCTTTCCAGGAATGTCACACCGGATGAGTACCAGGCAGTGGCAAGGAAAATGGCTGAAGAAATCGGTATGGAGTTATTTGATGATACCACCTATGAACCTTTCCGGCTGATGTACTGGCCAAGCACTTCCGCAGATGGAGAGTTCATATTCCGGGTGATTGAAGGTGAGATTCTGAATCCGGATACTGTTCTGCAGAAATATGAGAATTGGCATGATTCTTCCCAGTGGCCAGTGAGCAGCCGTCAGCAGACCATTGTACAGCGGGAAATGAAAAAGCAGGCGGATCCTCTTACTAAGGAAGGAACCATCGGGGCATTCTGCCGGGCGTACTCCATTGAATATGCCATCGAAGCCTTTCTTTCCGACATCTATACTACAAGCGAGATACCGGGACGGTATGACTACGTCTCGGCGGATTCCCAAGCAGGTGTTGTAATCTATGCGGGAAAGTTCGCCTATTCCCATCATGCCACGGATCCGGCCTGCGGTCAGCTTATGAATGCCTTTGACATGGTTCGGATTCATAAATTCGGGGAACTGGATAAAAAGGCGGATGAGGATTCGGAGAGCAGTAAGCTGCCGTCCTTCAAAGCTATGAGCGAGTTCGCCGTATCTGATGACAAGGTAAAACTGGAACTACTGGAAGAAAAAGAACAGGCAGTAAAAAGAGAGTTTGCTGCGGAAAAAGATTGGAGGCTGGGACTGGAATACAACCGCCAGGGCGTGCTTGTCAACAACCTGAAAAATCTCCTGATGATTTTGAACCATGATGAAAAACTGAAGTCCATTGTGTTTAACCAGTTTAGTGATGGTATGGAGATTAAAGGGGAGGTGCCTTGGGAACATCCGGGAAAGTTCTGGAGGGATGCGGATGATTCCCAGCTTGTTTCCTATGTAGATTTAAACTATGGGAATTTCTCTGCCAGGAACTATGACATTGCTGTGACGAAGGTGGTGGATGACCGATCCTATCATCCGGTCAGGGAATTCTTAAGCTCCCTGCCGGAATGGGATAAAATACCCAGGGTAGATACTCTCTTAGTGGATTATCTGGGTGCGGTTGACAATGCCTATGTGCGTGCGGTGACCAGAAAGACATTATGCGGAGCGATAGCCAGAGTGATGAATCCAGGACGTAAATTTGACACCATGCTGGTACTGAACGGTCCGCAGGGGAAAGGAAAGTCTACGCTGATTGAGAAGCTGAGCGGGGAATGGTTCAATGACTCTTTGCTATTAAATGACACTAGGGATAAGACCGCTGCGGAAAAACTGCAGGGTTATTGGATTTTGGAAATCGGAGAGTTGGCCGGTCTGAAGAAAACGGAGATTGAAACACTTCGTGGGTTCCTTTCCAGGCAGATTGACATTTACCGTGCATCCTTTGGACGCAGGGCAACGCCGCATCCAAGGCAGTGTATCTTTATTGGAACAACAAATGCGGAGAACGGATATCTTCGGGATACCGCAGGTAACCGGAGGTTCTGGCCGGTGAAAATACCCGGTGATGCAGCGAAGTCATCCTGGGAACTGACCGAGGAGGACGTCCACCAGATTTGGGCTGAGGCATTGTCATATTACAAAGCAGGGGAATCCTTGTGTCTGGATAAAGCGGTGGAACAGATGGCAATCAAGGAGCAGAAGATTGCCATGGAGGTTGACGAGCGGGAAGGCATTGTGAAGGAATACCTAGAAAAGCTGCTGCCGGAGAACTGGGAGAGCATGGAACTTTATGACCGCCGGAATTATGTGAATGGTACTGAGTTCGGCGAACAGCTGGAAAGAGGTCTGAAAAAGCGAGAGCGTGTGTGTAATATGGAAATATGGTGTGAGTGCTTTGGAAAAGAACGCTCGAATCTCAAACGCCAGGATGCCAATGAGATTACGGCAATTATGGCAAATATAGATGGCTGGAGAAAGTCGGATGCAAAAATCCGGTTTCCCATTTATGGTGTAGTTAGAGGATATTGCCGAGAGGAGAGTGTTACGGCAGCAAAAGGCAACAATTAG
- a CDS encoding DNA polymerase, with amino-acid sequence MKRTLAIDIETYSDVDLIKCGAYAYADSPAFEVLLFAYKFDDEDTRIVDLAQGEELPEEVKAAVFDAAVVKTAFNANFERTCLSNYFGVRLSPYFWHCSAVQAALLALPRSLEDVGALLGLERQKLKEGSDLIRYFCIPCKPKKSNGDRTRNLPIHAPEKWELFKTYCIRDVDVEYAIRNKLKNFPIPEREMELYRLDQKINDRGVLVDRELVRQAVSGDLLHKELVTNRAYELTGMKNPNSVAQMKEWLNEQGVEVESLAKKAVKELIQESEGEVQELLKLRLLMAKTSVKKYEAIERSVCSDGRVHGLLQFYGANRTGRWAGRLVQVQNLPQNHLPDLKLARKMVKNGRFEEVELLYESIPNVLSELIRTAFIPKEGCRYLVADFSAIEARVLAWLSGEQWRLEVFASHGKIYEASASAMFHVPMEEVTKGSPLRQKGKISELALGYGGAAGALISMGALDMGIKEEELSSLVSTWRKANPHITQFWWEVDKAAIQAATEKKRTQAGRIAFEYRSGILFVILPSGRKLSYVKPRMEMNQFDRRGLTYEGIGGSKKWCRIETYGPKLVENIVQGTARDLLAEAMLRVDKAGYEIIMHCHDEIIAEAPEGSGSVEELCRLMAVPPVWADGLPLRADGYECSFYKKD; translated from the coding sequence ATGAAACGGACACTGGCGATTGATATAGAGACTTATTCCGATGTGGACTTGATAAAATGCGGAGCTTATGCGTATGCGGACAGCCCTGCATTTGAAGTCCTTTTGTTTGCTTATAAATTTGATGATGAAGACACCAGGATTGTAGATTTGGCTCAGGGGGAGGAGCTGCCGGAGGAAGTAAAGGCAGCGGTGTTTGATGCTGCTGTAGTAAAAACTGCTTTTAATGCCAACTTTGAGCGGACTTGTCTAAGTAATTATTTCGGAGTCCGTTTGTCGCCGTATTTCTGGCACTGCAGTGCGGTTCAGGCGGCACTGCTTGCCCTTCCCCGGTCTTTAGAGGACGTTGGGGCGCTACTGGGGCTGGAAAGGCAGAAGCTAAAAGAGGGCAGTGATTTAATCCGCTATTTTTGCATTCCCTGCAAGCCAAAGAAAAGTAATGGGGACAGAACCAGAAATCTTCCAATCCATGCACCGGAGAAGTGGGAATTATTCAAAACCTACTGTATCCGGGATGTGGATGTAGAATACGCAATCAGGAATAAACTGAAAAACTTTCCTATTCCTGAACGTGAGATGGAACTTTATCGTCTGGATCAGAAAATCAATGACCGGGGTGTTCTGGTGGACAGGGAACTGGTGAGGCAGGCAGTATCCGGGGATTTGCTCCATAAGGAGTTGGTGACGAATCGGGCATATGAATTGACCGGAATGAAAAATCCCAATTCCGTTGCACAGATGAAGGAATGGCTGAATGAGCAGGGAGTGGAGGTGGAAAGCCTGGCGAAAAAGGCGGTCAAGGAACTGATTCAGGAGTCCGAAGGGGAAGTGCAGGAATTGCTGAAACTACGGCTTCTGATGGCAAAGACCTCAGTGAAAAAGTATGAAGCTATCGAGCGCAGCGTATGTTCAGACGGAAGGGTACATGGGTTATTGCAGTTTTACGGTGCGAACCGTACCGGCCGTTGGGCTGGGCGGTTGGTGCAGGTACAGAATCTCCCTCAGAATCATCTCCCTGATTTGAAACTTGCAAGGAAGATGGTGAAGAATGGGCGGTTTGAAGAGGTGGAGCTCTTATATGAGTCTATACCAAATGTGCTGTCAGAACTTATCCGCACCGCTTTTATTCCAAAGGAGGGCTGTCGGTATCTGGTAGCGGACTTTTCTGCTATTGAAGCCAGAGTGCTGGCATGGCTGTCGGGGGAGCAGTGGAGACTGGAAGTGTTTGCCTCGCATGGCAAGATTTACGAGGCATCCGCTTCCGCCATGTTTCATGTGCCGATGGAGGAGGTTACGAAAGGCTCCCCATTGCGTCAGAAAGGGAAAATTTCGGAGCTGGCTCTTGGTTACGGTGGAGCCGCAGGTGCGCTTATCTCCATGGGAGCGCTGGACATGGGGATTAAGGAAGAAGAACTTTCATCCCTGGTTTCAACCTGGAGAAAAGCCAATCCCCATATCACACAATTCTGGTGGGAGGTGGATAAGGCTGCAATCCAGGCAGCCACCGAGAAAAAGAGGACGCAGGCAGGAAGGATTGCGTTTGAATACCGTAGCGGGATTCTTTTTGTCATTCTTCCTTCGGGCAGGAAGCTGTCCTATGTAAAACCCAGAATGGAAATGAATCAGTTTGACCGGAGAGGACTGACCTATGAGGGAATCGGCGGGAGCAAGAAATGGTGCCGGATAGAAACCTATGGACCGAAGCTGGTTGAGAACATCGTGCAGGGGACTGCCAGGGATTTATTGGCGGAAGCTATGCTGAGGGTGGATAAAGCAGGGTATGAAATTATCATGCACTGTCATGATGAGATCATAGCAGAAGCACCGGAAGGAAGCGGCTCCGTGGAAGAACTGTGCAGGCTTATGGCAGTACCGCCAGTATGGGCAGATGGTCTGCCACTCCGGGCGGACGGTTATGAGTGTAGTTTTTATAAAAAAGATTGA
- a CDS encoding DUF2815 family protein, whose product MNVENKNAPITKVIVPCRFSYLHCWEANAVDGGEPKYSVSAIIPKSDTETIEKIKIAIEQATKDSLSKWGGKIPANLKLPLRDGNIDRLEDEAYADSYFFNANSRQAPQVVDKNVQPILDQSEVYSGCYGRISVNFYGFNNNGNRGIAAGLGNIQKLKDGEPLGGRTNAEDDFEAVEEGDFLG is encoded by the coding sequence ATGAACGTTGAGAATAAAAATGCACCAATCACAAAAGTAATCGTACCTTGCAGATTTTCTTATCTGCATTGCTGGGAGGCGAATGCAGTAGATGGCGGGGAACCGAAGTATTCCGTATCAGCCATTATTCCGAAATCGGATACGGAAACCATTGAGAAAATCAAAATAGCCATTGAGCAGGCAACGAAGGATTCCCTTTCCAAGTGGGGAGGGAAGATTCCTGCCAATTTGAAACTGCCTTTGCGTGACGGTAACATTGACCGTCTAGAGGATGAAGCTTATGCAGACAGCTATTTCTTCAATGCCAATTCCAGACAGGCTCCCCAGGTGGTCGATAAGAACGTGCAGCCAATCCTAGACCAGTCCGAGGTGTACTCCGGCTGTTACGGCAGGATTTCCGTCAACTTCTATGGATTCAACAATAATGGAAACCGCGGCATTGCCGCAGGTCTTGGGAATATCCAGAAGTTAAAGGACGGAGAACCTCTTGGCGGCAGAACGAATGCGGAAGATGACTTTGAAGCTGTGGAAGAGGGAGATTTTCTTGGATAA
- a CDS encoding DUF2800 domain-containing protein, giving the protein MGQHALLSASSSRRWLNCTPSARLEQQFPEDGGSIYAEEGTAAHALAEHKLKRLLKKRSRRPVSDYDCDEMEDCTDEYVSFAMEQIEKAKQSCKAPVILIEQHLDFSRYVPEGFGTGDLVIVADGTLFIIDLKYGKGIAVEAEENPQMMLYALGALELFDAIYDIERVSLTIHQPRLESVSTWEITVAGLKKWAEEYLIPRAALAKEGQGEFVSGSWCRFCKARNQCRARAENFLELAQMEFRQPPLLTDEEIAEVLKKADELAKWAADIYAYAQDEAITHGKHWNGFKLVEGRSNRKYSSDEEAAEAAKAAGYTDIYKQALIGITEMEKLMGKKKFVQILGKFVYKPQGKLTLAPESDKRQPVETAAAEADFKEE; this is encoded by the coding sequence ATGGGACAGCATGCTTTGCTATCCGCATCTTCTTCCAGACGATGGCTGAACTGTACTCCGTCTGCAAGGCTGGAGCAACAGTTCCCAGAGGACGGAGGAAGTATTTATGCGGAAGAAGGAACCGCCGCCCATGCTCTGGCGGAGCATAAGCTGAAACGTCTGCTTAAGAAACGTTCCAGGCGTCCGGTATCTGATTATGACTGTGATGAGATGGAAGACTGTACAGATGAATATGTTTCCTTTGCCATGGAACAGATTGAGAAGGCGAAACAGTCCTGCAAGGCCCCCGTCATTCTTATTGAACAGCATCTGGACTTTTCCCGGTATGTACCAGAAGGGTTTGGTACTGGGGATTTAGTGATTGTGGCGGACGGAACCTTGTTCATCATTGATTTAAAGTATGGAAAAGGCATTGCCGTGGAAGCGGAGGAAAATCCCCAGATGATGCTGTATGCGTTGGGGGCATTGGAGCTATTCGATGCCATTTATGATATTGAAAGAGTCAGCCTTACTATTCATCAGCCCCGTTTGGAATCTGTCAGTACCTGGGAGATTACGGTGGCTGGTTTGAAAAAATGGGCAGAAGAATACCTGATTCCAAGAGCAGCACTGGCAAAGGAAGGACAGGGCGAATTTGTCTCCGGTTCCTGGTGCAGGTTTTGCAAAGCAAGGAATCAGTGCAGGGCCAGGGCGGAGAACTTCCTGGAACTGGCGCAAATGGAATTTCGCCAGCCACCCCTGCTAACCGATGAAGAAATTGCAGAAGTACTGAAAAAAGCAGATGAGCTTGCCAAATGGGCGGCAGATATCTATGCCTATGCCCAGGATGAGGCAATCACCCATGGAAAACACTGGAATGGGTTCAAGCTGGTGGAGGGCAGGAGCAACCGGAAGTACAGCAGTGATGAGGAAGCAGCGGAAGCTGCAAAGGCAGCCGGGTATACAGATATTTATAAACAGGCACTCATTGGTATTACGGAGATGGAAAAGCTGATGGGGAAAAAGAAGTTTGTCCAGATACTTGGAAAATTTGTGTATAAGCCACAGGGCAAGCTTACACTGGCACCGGAGTCGGACAAAAGACAGCCGGTGGAAACAGCAGCCGCAGAAGCGGATTTTAAGGAGGAGTAA